From the genome of Lawsonella clevelandensis, one region includes:
- a CDS encoding alpha/beta hydrolase family protein has protein sequence MATADDGTRELPVGIWEPGDTEPIGPLVVFSHGANGTMYNNESLFRELASHGYRVASVAHSKHTMFTRLSDGTIVTPRQAVPGRALDIQKSDDIQMSVDLQKDWIELRLADLDAVLDQLPHDEVVAMGHSLGGASALALGRERDDVVDVVALECITVAGEGEGPYPVPILYFYSDVAKDMLEGPAHTEVALPDGPEDRVVYLPGSGHLGMTDLGRVTPIVTNLLDRGLDTTDSEVTLGAINEEVLAFLDQLQ, from the coding sequence ATGGCCACGGCCGACGATGGCACCCGCGAGCTGCCTGTCGGCATTTGGGAGCCCGGAGACACGGAGCCGATCGGCCCACTTGTGGTCTTCTCCCACGGCGCGAACGGCACGATGTACAACAACGAGTCTCTCTTCCGAGAGCTGGCCAGCCACGGCTACCGGGTCGCCTCCGTCGCCCATTCGAAGCACACGATGTTTACCCGGCTCTCCGACGGCACCATCGTCACCCCCCGACAAGCAGTTCCTGGACGAGCTCTCGACATCCAGAAGTCCGACGACATCCAGATGTCCGTCGACCTGCAGAAGGACTGGATCGAACTTCGCCTCGCTGACCTCGACGCGGTCCTGGACCAGCTCCCGCACGACGAGGTCGTCGCCATGGGCCACTCGTTGGGCGGGGCCAGCGCGTTGGCGCTCGGCCGCGAGCGCGATGACGTCGTCGACGTGGTCGCCCTCGAGTGCATCACGGTCGCAGGCGAAGGAGAGGGGCCCTATCCGGTGCCGATCCTGTACTTCTACTCCGACGTGGCCAAGGATATGCTGGAGGGCCCTGCACACACCGAGGTGGCCCTGCCCGACGGTCCGGAGGATCGGGTGGTTTACTTGCCGGGCTCCGGCCACCTGGGCATGACGGACCTGGGCCGTGTGACCCCGATTGTCACCAACCTCCTCGACCGCGGCCTCGATACCACCGACAGTGAGGTAACACTCGGGGCCATCAACGAAGAGGTCCTCGCCTTCCTCGACCAGCTCCAGTAG
- a CDS encoding FecCD family ABC transporter permease produces MTPTRTRRSVIVLVILILLLIAAALVSCLVGQVHTTPQDVINTILMSWGVEGDGSTSRIVSSTLWEVRFPRLVLALVVGAGLGCAGALLQGIFANPLAEPGIIGVSSGGAVFASGLLAITSLVGTDQSYVLLKWGTAVAAFIGALLTTLLVYSLSRVQGKTVVVNLILVGVAVNAIAGGFITLFSFIGGTAAQSQVVFWQFGSLAGAGWSSAVITLIVTLMGIVIACLFSRKMDLLALGENQAQHLGVNVERFRFYIIIVVAALVGVGVAFAGAIAFVGLVVPHAIRLLIGPQHKWLLPTSAVGGAFVLLIADTCARTIISTAELPIGMLTSLVGGPVFLLLLRRYKSVGTGWQ; encoded by the coding sequence GTGACGCCTACTAGAACACGCCGCTCCGTCATCGTTCTGGTCATCCTCATTCTGCTGTTGATCGCAGCGGCCCTTGTCTCCTGTCTCGTGGGCCAGGTTCATACCACCCCACAAGACGTCATCAACACCATCCTCATGTCATGGGGTGTGGAAGGTGATGGCAGCACCTCCCGTATCGTCTCTAGCACGCTCTGGGAAGTGCGTTTCCCGCGGCTCGTTCTGGCACTCGTCGTGGGTGCCGGCTTGGGCTGTGCGGGTGCGCTCCTGCAAGGAATCTTCGCCAACCCACTGGCGGAACCGGGCATTATCGGTGTGTCATCGGGAGGTGCAGTCTTCGCCTCGGGGCTCCTCGCGATCACTTCTCTGGTTGGTACAGACCAAAGCTACGTACTCCTCAAGTGGGGGACCGCCGTAGCAGCCTTTATCGGTGCCCTTCTGACAACCCTGCTGGTCTATTCGCTGTCCCGTGTGCAAGGGAAGACGGTAGTCGTTAACCTCATCCTCGTCGGTGTTGCTGTCAACGCTATCGCAGGCGGTTTCATTACCCTCTTTAGCTTCATCGGTGGCACTGCTGCACAATCACAGGTTGTTTTCTGGCAGTTTGGGTCGCTGGCAGGAGCCGGGTGGAGTTCCGCAGTGATTACACTTATTGTCACGCTCATGGGGATTGTTATTGCCTGTCTCTTCTCCCGCAAGATGGACCTGCTGGCGCTAGGAGAAAACCAGGCGCAGCATCTTGGCGTTAACGTAGAACGCTTCCGCTTCTACATCATCATCGTGGTGGCCGCACTGGTGGGCGTTGGGGTGGCGTTTGCCGGCGCAATCGCGTTCGTTGGCCTCGTTGTCCCACACGCTATCCGTCTTCTCATCGGCCCGCAGCATAAATGGCTGCTCCCCACCTCTGCCGTGGGCGGCGCGTTTGTCCTACTGATCGCCGATACCTGTGCGCGCACTATCATTAGCACGGCGGAACTACCTATTGGCATGCTGACATCTTTGGTCGGCGGCCCGGTCTTCCTGCTCCTGCTCCGTCGCTATAAGTCTGTGGGAACGGGGTGGCAGTAA
- a CDS encoding bifunctional [glutamine synthetase] adenylyltransferase/[glutamine synthetase]-adenylyl-L-tyrosine phosphorylase yields the protein MTTPRNTGRRVIPSSARLGLSRATAEQELTELGWMKEECVDLLRALSRSPEPNLCLATLVRLREALCDVEGEQSWESLTQDLLTNAVLRSRLLALLGASTALGDHLVTHPTLARHLDTAVPAFSASAQHLLQSVQATPVDATASADLTTTGTYRAGITGPDALRAIRSAYRDIMCLVAAADVAHTVDSTEHQPPRRDTSERLTELAEAALTAALAVAVATVYPDAAETPGRLAVIAMGKCGARELNYISDVDVVFVAEPADAKTARLAAEFMSIGTRCFFEVDAALRPEGKKGDLVRSVSSHLAYYKRWAKTWEFQALLKARPMTGDMKLGGEYFDAIYPLVWTACERDQFVADVQEMRQRVENNLPAAQVTRELKLGRGGLRDVEFAVQLLQMVHGRTDTSLRVRATGEALDALAEGGYISRHNGDELNSAYDFLRLLEHCLQLQHLRRTHLLPSEDEEIALRWLARAAGCRPTGTMDTEEVLVDRLRRTRARIRTLHESLFYRPLLLSIAAADASTVSMDNEAMERQLAALGYQNPRHALTHLRALTGNSSRRARIQEMLLPMVLEKLSRTANPDAGLLDYRRLSEKLADKSWYLRLLRDDGVVLERLATICGNSRYIPDLLMNAPDVIQMLSGSRLVEASSADIVSALEASARRHHNPADVIDAARSLRRAELARIACADVLGMLDVEEVCAALSTIWVAVLNAGLSVTTREHLESAGLAEQDAPARIAVIGMGRLGGKEIGYSSDADVMFVCQPTEAAESNQEALQWSTEVIDKLQQLLKKPSTDPPLEIDADLRPEGKKGALVRTLESYRSYYEEWAEPWELQALLRAEPLAGDMELGQKFIEMVNPLRYPEKLPVQVVQQIRRMKIRVETERMPWGVDPSLHTKLGRGSLSDIEWTVQLLQLQHAYAYPELQVTSTRAALEAATQAGLLSLDDEDTLWIAWSRATSTRNALVLAKGRPLDVLPIQGDILSSVAAICGWPVNAGADYVENYLKSTRRARKVVERVFWGE from the coding sequence GTGACCACTCCACGTAATACCGGCCGCCGTGTGATCCCCAGCTCCGCCAGGTTGGGGCTGTCGCGGGCGACCGCGGAACAAGAACTTACGGAACTGGGATGGATGAAGGAGGAGTGTGTAGACCTCCTGCGCGCTCTCTCCCGCAGTCCAGAACCTAACCTCTGCCTCGCTACCTTGGTCCGATTACGAGAAGCATTGTGCGACGTCGAAGGGGAGCAGAGCTGGGAAAGCTTGACGCAGGATCTTCTCACAAATGCCGTGCTACGGAGCAGACTCCTTGCGCTTCTGGGAGCGTCGACGGCGCTAGGCGACCATCTTGTGACGCACCCGACGCTAGCCCGCCATCTAGATACTGCTGTTCCCGCGTTTTCGGCGAGCGCACAACACCTGTTACAGAGCGTACAGGCCACCCCAGTGGATGCGACCGCGTCAGCTGATCTCACCACGACTGGCACTTATCGAGCCGGGATCACTGGTCCGGATGCCTTGCGCGCCATCAGAAGTGCATACCGCGACATTATGTGTCTAGTGGCCGCCGCGGATGTTGCCCACACGGTCGACAGCACAGAACACCAACCACCCCGCCGGGATACCTCGGAGCGCCTAACGGAGTTAGCGGAAGCAGCATTAACCGCCGCTCTAGCGGTTGCTGTTGCGACAGTCTATCCAGATGCAGCAGAGACGCCGGGACGTCTAGCCGTTATCGCAATGGGCAAATGCGGTGCCCGCGAGCTCAATTACATTTCAGATGTCGACGTCGTTTTTGTCGCTGAACCTGCTGATGCGAAAACTGCCCGTCTGGCTGCTGAATTCATGAGCATCGGCACCCGCTGCTTCTTTGAAGTGGACGCGGCACTCCGCCCCGAAGGTAAAAAGGGCGACCTAGTTCGTTCTGTAAGCTCGCATCTTGCGTACTACAAACGCTGGGCAAAGACCTGGGAATTTCAAGCGCTGCTCAAAGCGCGGCCAATGACCGGGGATATGAAACTGGGAGGGGAGTACTTCGACGCTATTTACCCACTGGTGTGGACAGCATGTGAACGGGACCAATTCGTTGCCGATGTGCAGGAGATGCGGCAACGCGTGGAAAACAACCTTCCGGCAGCTCAAGTTACCCGTGAGCTCAAATTGGGCCGAGGTGGCTTGCGGGATGTGGAATTCGCGGTACAGCTGCTACAGATGGTACATGGTCGCACCGATACCAGTTTGCGGGTGCGAGCCACCGGGGAAGCCCTAGATGCGCTTGCCGAAGGTGGTTATATCTCTCGGCATAATGGGGACGAGCTGAACTCTGCCTACGACTTTCTCCGTCTGCTCGAGCATTGCCTACAGCTGCAGCATCTCCGACGCACGCACCTCCTACCATCGGAAGATGAGGAGATAGCGCTTCGTTGGCTTGCGCGAGCAGCTGGATGCCGTCCGACCGGAACGATGGATACAGAAGAAGTACTGGTTGATCGTCTCCGGCGGACGCGGGCACGCATCCGAACTCTTCACGAGAGCCTCTTTTACCGTCCGCTGCTGCTGAGCATTGCCGCCGCAGACGCCTCCACCGTCTCCATGGACAATGAGGCGATGGAACGGCAGCTGGCGGCACTGGGATATCAGAACCCGCGGCACGCGCTCACCCATCTACGTGCACTGACCGGAAATAGCAGCCGGCGTGCCCGCATTCAAGAGATGCTTCTACCCATGGTTTTAGAGAAGCTCAGCCGCACTGCTAACCCCGACGCAGGTTTGCTGGATTATCGACGTTTGTCCGAAAAGCTGGCTGACAAGTCGTGGTATCTCCGGCTTCTCCGGGATGATGGAGTTGTGCTGGAACGTCTGGCTACCATCTGCGGGAACAGCCGTTATATTCCCGACCTGTTGATGAATGCTCCCGATGTCATTCAAATGTTGTCCGGCAGCCGCCTAGTGGAGGCAAGTTCAGCCGATATCGTCTCAGCGCTCGAAGCGAGCGCCCGCCGTCACCACAATCCGGCGGATGTTATCGATGCTGCACGTTCGTTACGGCGGGCAGAATTAGCGCGTATAGCCTGTGCAGATGTTCTCGGAATGCTGGATGTGGAGGAAGTGTGCGCTGCGCTCTCCACTATCTGGGTGGCTGTCCTCAACGCGGGATTGTCCGTCACGACTCGTGAGCATTTGGAGAGCGCCGGGCTGGCGGAACAAGATGCCCCGGCACGCATAGCGGTGATCGGCATGGGGCGTTTGGGAGGTAAAGAGATTGGGTATTCCTCTGACGCCGACGTGATGTTTGTGTGCCAACCCACCGAAGCAGCGGAATCTAACCAGGAGGCGCTGCAGTGGTCGACCGAGGTAATCGACAAGCTTCAGCAGCTGCTCAAGAAACCCTCTACTGATCCGCCATTAGAAATCGATGCGGATTTGCGACCCGAAGGGAAGAAGGGTGCGCTGGTGCGCACCCTGGAAAGCTACCGGAGCTACTACGAAGAGTGGGCGGAGCCCTGGGAACTGCAGGCATTACTGCGGGCGGAGCCACTAGCTGGAGACATGGAGCTAGGGCAGAAGTTTATCGAAATGGTGAATCCTCTCCGCTACCCAGAAAAGCTCCCGGTGCAGGTAGTCCAACAGATCCGTCGTATGAAGATTCGGGTGGAGACAGAACGCATGCCATGGGGTGTGGATCCGAGCCTCCACACCAAGCTAGGGCGGGGGAGCCTCTCCGATATTGAGTGGACAGTCCAGCTGTTGCAGCTGCAGCATGCGTATGCCTATCCAGAGCTGCAGGTGACATCCACGCGGGCGGCGCTGGAGGCTGCCACACAGGCAGGACTCTTGAGTTTGGATGATGAGGACACACTGTGGATTGCCTGGTCCCGCGCAACGTCGACGCGGAACGCTTTAGTGTTGGCGAAAGGCCGTCCCCTTGATGTCCTACCTATTCAGGGAGACATCTTGTCCAGTGTGGCGGCAATTTGTGGGTGGCCGGTCAATGCGGGTGCGGACTATGTGGAGAATTATCTGAAGTCCACGCGACGGGCCAGAAAAGTTGTGGAGCGCGTCTTCTGGGGAGAATGA
- a CDS encoding heme/hemin ABC transporter substrate-binding protein: protein MAGFTDPMMDASSTHARAPRSHRRVLIALITSAALVFTGCAGPNGANGGKDEFPNAKGSRHAVLKNNNPEVVVNTPTQHLPAKVKSWDGEEITVTDTSRIIGIDRPGTITRTIYALGLGKNIIGRDKTADFPMAKDIPLVTTKAHVLNAEKIIAARPTVVIVDVTVGPSAVLRQLRALGIPVVYISPERSLKGVGTTIVEIGEALGVDRKDIDKVIDHTKKEIDDATKRAHAMADGRRIAVLVIRGTNVAFIGGPGSGAPGLVEALGGVDVSKEIGLTAAFTPMTPEAMVKAAPDTVIVMSDGMKSAGGVDGVVSAPGMAQTPAGKNRSVVDILDSALFSFGPGVGLVIDALADALYGKPAAQ, encoded by the coding sequence GTGGCCGGCTTTACTGACCCCATGATGGACGCATCATCCACCCACGCGCGCGCCCCCCGCTCTCACCGCCGCGTCCTGATCGCTCTCATTACTAGTGCCGCCCTTGTCTTTACCGGTTGTGCCGGCCCTAATGGAGCCAACGGTGGGAAAGACGAATTCCCCAACGCCAAGGGCTCGCGCCACGCCGTGCTGAAGAATAACAACCCCGAAGTGGTCGTCAATACCCCCACACAGCACCTTCCTGCCAAGGTGAAGTCCTGGGACGGTGAAGAGATCACTGTCACTGACACATCTCGCATCATTGGCATAGACCGCCCCGGCACCATCACTCGCACCATCTATGCATTGGGTCTTGGGAAGAACATCATTGGACGTGACAAGACGGCAGACTTCCCCATGGCGAAGGATATCCCGCTCGTCACCACCAAAGCCCACGTCCTCAATGCCGAAAAGATTATTGCTGCACGCCCCACTGTCGTCATTGTTGACGTGACAGTAGGCCCGTCTGCCGTCCTCCGACAGCTTCGTGCCCTCGGTATCCCAGTGGTCTACATTTCCCCGGAACGCTCACTCAAAGGCGTGGGAACTACCATTGTCGAAATTGGTGAAGCCCTCGGCGTAGACCGAAAGGATATCGATAAGGTCATCGACCACACTAAGAAAGAAATCGATGACGCAACCAAACGCGCCCACGCGATGGCTGACGGCCGCCGCATCGCAGTACTCGTCATCCGCGGCACCAACGTCGCCTTCATCGGTGGCCCTGGCTCGGGAGCCCCTGGACTCGTGGAAGCCCTGGGCGGTGTCGATGTCAGCAAAGAAATTGGTCTGACTGCCGCATTTACCCCAATGACCCCAGAAGCCATGGTGAAGGCTGCCCCAGACACCGTCATCGTTATGTCTGACGGCATGAAGTCTGCCGGTGGCGTGGATGGTGTGGTTTCTGCCCCCGGTATGGCCCAAACACCGGCCGGCAAGAACCGTTCCGTCGTCGATATTCTCGACTCCGCCCTCTTCTCTTTCGGTCCGGGAGTCGGCCTGGTTATCGATGCGCTCGCTGACGCCCTATACGGAAAGCCTGCCGCCCAGTGA
- a CDS encoding type I restriction-modification system subunit M N-terminal domain-containing protein, which produces MAVTQAKLESELWEAANSLRGAMDAADYKNYVFPVLFWKWISVNWELEHQKFLDDYAGQDPGEEALAEVEADYHIFTVPDGTRWSQVFRNEGVPKGIQEDKNNKLNPATYLGIRVKHAMDRISQANTDRLANIFGDVHYANQERLPEAALKGLLKPFNEVSLDRENAPGDLMGAAYEYLLKRFADDAGQKAGEFFTPRSVVHLITRLLKPQENETIFGQRSESWTRKKKYQVALSQSGNTNLARL; this is translated from the coding sequence ATGGCAGTTACGCAAGCGAAGTTAGAATCCGAGCTCTGGGAAGCCGCAAACTCTCTGCGTGGAGCAATGGATGCAGCAGACTACAAGAACTACGTCTTTCCGGTTCTTTTCTGGAAGTGGATTAGCGTCAACTGGGAACTAGAACACCAGAAGTTTCTCGATGACTACGCGGGGCAGGATCCTGGTGAAGAAGCTTTAGCAGAGGTAGAAGCTGACTATCACATCTTCACCGTGCCTGACGGCACCCGCTGGTCACAGGTGTTCCGTAATGAGGGAGTTCCAAAGGGTATCCAAGAGGATAAGAATAATAAGCTCAACCCCGCCACCTATCTTGGTATCCGTGTTAAGCACGCCATGGACAGGATTTCACAGGCAAACACTGACCGTCTAGCAAACATCTTTGGCGATGTGCATTATGCCAACCAAGAGCGATTGCCAGAAGCAGCACTTAAGGGACTTTTGAAGCCCTTTAATGAAGTCTCCCTTGACCGTGAGAACGCGCCGGGTGACCTGATGGGTGCAGCATACGAATACCTACTCAAGAGGTTCGCTGATGACGCTGGACAAAAGGCTGGTGAGTTCTTTACCCCGCGTTCTGTTGTTCACCTGATTACCCGCCTGTTGAAGCCACAAGAGAATGAAACCATTTTCGGACAAAGATCCGAATCTTGGACACGCAAAAAGAAGTATCAAGTAGCATTATCCCAAAGCGGAAATACAAATCTGGCAAGGCTATAG
- a CDS encoding heme ABC transporter ATP-binding protein, with the protein MSTTPSVNGSTVIEANHVGCVRSKRSILNDVSVTVHAGEVIALVGPNGAGKSTLLSVLAGDLPISAGSVSVCGDDLTSLSVRELSHRRAVLTQSNHVGFEFLVSEVIEMGRAPWTRTPQAAEDAEAIVGAIAAMDVEPFLPKLFNELSGGERARVSMARVLAQRTPILMLDEPTAALDIQHQERLMQVVRERAAHGVGAVVVLHDLGLAAAYADTIVVLADGAVVAQGEPREVLTVDLLSRVYNTPVRIVEDGVGSFHVVPDRSDYQRA; encoded by the coding sequence ATGAGCACTACGCCTAGCGTCAATGGTTCTACCGTCATAGAAGCCAACCATGTTGGCTGTGTCCGTTCCAAGCGCAGCATTCTCAACGATGTCTCCGTAACAGTGCATGCCGGTGAGGTTATCGCCCTTGTCGGCCCTAACGGTGCCGGTAAGTCCACGCTTCTTAGTGTCCTTGCCGGGGATCTCCCTATTTCTGCAGGAAGCGTCTCTGTGTGCGGTGACGACCTTACCTCTCTTTCCGTCCGCGAATTGTCCCACCGCCGAGCGGTGCTTACCCAGAGTAACCATGTCGGTTTCGAATTCTTGGTGAGCGAAGTTATCGAGATGGGTCGAGCCCCCTGGACGCGCACTCCGCAGGCAGCAGAGGACGCAGAGGCAATCGTAGGGGCAATCGCCGCCATGGATGTGGAACCGTTCCTCCCCAAGCTATTCAATGAACTGTCTGGTGGCGAACGCGCACGTGTCTCGATGGCCCGTGTGTTAGCACAACGAACCCCTATCCTCATGTTGGATGAGCCCACCGCAGCACTTGATATTCAGCACCAAGAGCGGCTCATGCAGGTAGTCCGTGAGCGGGCTGCACATGGTGTCGGTGCCGTGGTTGTTCTCCATGACCTCGGTCTGGCTGCTGCTTATGCAGATACCATTGTTGTACTGGCAGACGGCGCTGTGGTGGCGCAAGGCGAACCTCGTGAGGTACTTACGGTGGATCTTCTCAGCCGGGTATACAACACCCCCGTGCGCATTGTGGAAGACGGCGTGGGCTCCTTCCACGTCGTGCCCGATCGTTCCGACTACCAACGGGCATAG
- a CDS encoding HsdM family class I SAM-dependent methyltransferase, whose product MDPTCGTGGMLIESVAAVEADGGDSRTLSLYGQEKNLTTQSIARMNMYIHNLPDHNIMRGDTLREPKFTDGDALKQFDVVIAKRWLGQMIRDNGVCEYALAA is encoded by the coding sequence ATAGACCCGACCTGTGGCACGGGTGGCATGTTGATTGAGTCTGTGGCAGCTGTGGAAGCTGACGGTGGTGACTCGCGCACCTTGAGCCTGTATGGACAGGAGAAGAATCTGACTACTCAGTCCATCGCCCGAATGAACATGTATATTCACAACTTGCCAGACCATAACATCATGCGCGGTGACACTTTGCGAGAGCCAAAGTTTACCGATGGTGACGCACTCAAACAGTTCGACGTGGTTATTGCTAAACGTTGGTTGGGACAGATGATACGAGATAACGGCGTGTGCGAGTACGCGTTAGCCGCGTAA
- the glnA gene encoding type I glutamate--ammonia ligase, with the protein MNRQQEFVLRALDERDIHFVRLWFTDLLGYLKSVAISPAELEGAFEEGIGFDGSSIEGFSRITEADTILMPDPSSFQMMPWLHEDKRQHSARIFCDILMPDLTPSWADPRHVLRQVMNRASGMGFSCYVHPEIEFFVLKSLDTEGQRPVPIDAGGYFDQAFHDIAPHYRRHAIEALESMGISVEFSHHETAPGQQEIDLRFADALGMADNVMTFRYLVKEVAINDGVRATFMPKPFTDFAGSGMHTHVSLFEGDTNAFDDPNDPMGLSTVARSFMAGVLEHANEISLVTNQWVNSYKRLSGGFEAPIAATWSSGNRCTMLRVPRYMPNKSSSRRVEVRTPDPGCNPYLAFAAIFAAGVKGVEEGYELPPEAEEDVNLMRPKERKAMGYRDLPESLQDAIACFESSELMADALGEHVFEFLIRSKREEWARYSNHVTPYELRHYLSL; encoded by the coding sequence ATGAATCGACAGCAGGAATTTGTTCTTCGCGCCCTTGATGAACGCGATATTCACTTCGTCCGACTCTGGTTCACTGATCTTTTGGGGTACCTCAAGTCAGTCGCTATTTCGCCAGCTGAACTAGAGGGGGCGTTCGAAGAAGGTATTGGTTTCGATGGATCGTCGATCGAAGGCTTTTCCCGCATTACCGAAGCGGACACCATCCTCATGCCGGATCCTTCCAGCTTCCAGATGATGCCGTGGCTGCATGAGGATAAGCGGCAGCACTCTGCACGTATTTTCTGTGATATCCTCATGCCGGATCTCACCCCCTCGTGGGCTGACCCTCGCCACGTCCTGCGTCAGGTGATGAATCGTGCGTCGGGGATGGGTTTCTCCTGCTATGTCCATCCGGAGATTGAGTTCTTCGTCCTGAAATCACTTGATACCGAAGGGCAGCGTCCCGTACCAATTGATGCTGGCGGTTACTTCGATCAAGCTTTCCACGACATCGCCCCGCACTACCGGCGGCATGCAATCGAAGCTCTCGAATCGATGGGTATCTCGGTCGAGTTCAGCCATCACGAAACTGCTCCTGGCCAGCAGGAAATTGACCTGCGGTTTGCCGATGCACTGGGAATGGCGGACAATGTCATGACCTTCCGCTATCTGGTGAAGGAAGTCGCTATTAATGATGGAGTTCGGGCCACCTTTATGCCCAAACCTTTCACCGATTTTGCTGGCTCCGGTATGCACACACACGTCAGCCTTTTCGAAGGTGACACTAACGCTTTTGATGATCCCAATGACCCCATGGGTCTCTCCACGGTTGCACGGTCCTTTATGGCTGGTGTGCTAGAGCACGCCAATGAGATCTCGCTGGTGACCAACCAATGGGTGAACTCATACAAGCGGTTAAGCGGCGGATTCGAAGCCCCCATCGCAGCCACCTGGTCTTCCGGTAATCGCTGTACGATGCTGCGAGTGCCTCGCTATATGCCGAATAAGTCCAGTTCACGTCGGGTGGAGGTGCGTACTCCTGACCCCGGATGCAACCCCTACTTGGCATTTGCAGCTATTTTTGCTGCCGGTGTGAAGGGTGTGGAAGAAGGCTACGAGCTTCCTCCTGAAGCGGAGGAAGACGTCAATCTCATGCGTCCTAAAGAGCGTAAAGCGATGGGCTACCGCGATCTGCCAGAAAGCTTGCAGGACGCTATCGCGTGCTTTGAGAGCTCTGAGCTGATGGCAGATGCACTGGGCGAACATGTTTTTGAGTTCCTTATTCGGAGCAAGCGGGAAGAGTGGGCGCGGTATTCCAACCACGTCACTCCCTATGAACTGCGTCACTACCTGTCCCTGTGA
- a CDS encoding methylated-DNA--[protein]-cysteine S-methyltransferase — translation MFADDATSAPAEFLSFRTVSTPIGDILLAATAVGIVRVGLPTENPHLVATEVASRLGVPVRETSSLLDTAQTQLVEYFAGERLRFDVPLDWRFSDGFDLQVQRQLRHIPYGSTCSYKEVAKAIGNPHAMRAVGASCGANPLPILVPCHRVIRANGDLGGYRGGLPTKVALLTLEKQMLAQEDQAF, via the coding sequence ATGTTTGCTGACGACGCCACCTCGGCCCCCGCTGAGTTTCTCTCCTTCCGCACTGTGTCCACCCCGATCGGAGACATTCTCTTGGCAGCTACTGCCGTCGGCATCGTACGGGTCGGGCTACCAACCGAAAACCCTCACCTAGTGGCCACTGAGGTGGCCTCCCGGCTGGGAGTGCCCGTTAGGGAAACAAGTTCGCTACTGGATACGGCACAGACTCAGCTCGTGGAGTATTTCGCTGGGGAGCGGCTGCGCTTCGACGTTCCCCTCGACTGGCGCTTTTCCGACGGCTTCGACCTGCAGGTGCAGCGGCAGCTTCGGCATATTCCGTATGGCTCAACATGCTCTTACAAAGAGGTTGCGAAGGCCATCGGAAACCCTCACGCTATGCGCGCGGTGGGGGCTTCCTGTGGGGCGAACCCGCTGCCGATTCTTGTACCGTGCCACCGGGTTATCCGTGCAAACGGCGACCTTGGCGGCTACCGCGGAGGACTGCCTACCAAGGTCGCCTTACTGACACTGGAGAAGCAGATGTTAGCGCAGGAAGATCAAGCGTTCTAG